The following nucleotide sequence is from bacterium.
ACGCCCAGCGGCACCTCTTGATCGCCGGCTATGCCACGGATATCGACCTGACCGTGGACCCGGATTTCCTGATGCCCAAGGACCCGGCGGGTCATTGCATCCTTTCCGTGCATTACTACACCCCTTTTACCTTCGCCGGGCTCGAACATGACGAATCCTGGGGCAAGATGCGCTCCACCTGGGGGACGGACGCGGACAAGGCGGAGTTGGACTCGAAGTTCGCGCTCTTGAAGCCCGCTTTCCTCGACAAGGGGATCCCGGTCATCGTGGGGGAATATGGCGCGACCCTGAAGAACAAGGACCTGGGCAGCGTGCGGAAATACATCCTGGCGGTGGCCCAGAAGGCCTATTCGATGGGCATGTGCCCTATGTTGTGGGACATGGGCAGCCATTTCGACCGGCGCACGCTGCGGTTCCGGGACGCGGAGCTTTTGAAGGGGTTCCGCAAGATCGAGGCGGGGAAGCGGGAATAGGCTCCCCCCGGGGGCCACAGATCCTAGAACTTTTGCCTTTGAAAAATGACCGGAGTCGAAGTTCCCCGCCGGGGTCCTGGGACGGGTGAAGACCGAAATAGGCCCGGCCCTTGGTGGAAGAAGGAAAAACTAAAAATTCAGGTGCAACAACTTGAATTCGGCGAAAGGCATCTTCAAAAGTACCGCTCCCGTTCCCAGGTCGCAAAATTCCGTGATGCGCAGCTTGGTGTTGGTGAAACAGACCCGCTTTTCCTTGTTGGAGACCCCCTCCAGTCGATAGGGACCCTTTTTGGACCAAATCGTCTTCCCTTGCTCGTTCACGATGAAATAGGCCTCTTGCCGGGGATCGGGAGAGTGTTCCCATAGGACGATCCGTTGACCCTCATCCGTGATCGCCTGTGGAAGGCCGGGGGATCCAACGGGGATCTTTCGTTCGGAATGGGACGAGAGGTCGTGAAGGACGAAGGTCCTTGGGGCGTTGGCCCCACCGGGTGGGGGGCAGGCTTCTTCAACCAGGAACCGGCCATTGGCCGAAAGGACGGCGTGCATCCCGGAAGTCCTCAATATTTCCCGACCGGTCCTCTCGTATACGAACAATCGATATTCCTCTTTTCTCCTGAAAATGAAGAAAGACCGTCCGGATCCTTTGGAGGCGCCGCCGGAGTCCTGCGCAAAACCGCGTTGGATCCCATGGGTGCGGAGAACTTTCTCCCCCTTTAAAAAAACGATCGTGGATCGGGGTTCCCCGTCGGGATAACTCGTCCTGACCTGGACGTGATAAGGTTCGGCCGTTGGTTGGGGGGAAGGGGAACTTTGTTTTTCGGTCCCGGAAGAGGAGCCGACCACGGGTGCGGCCAGCGAAAGGGCCAAGGAAAGGGCCTTAAAAGACGGCGGCCTCAGCCCCTTGCCGTTAAGGCTCGTACGGTTTTTGAGGGCCATTCAGGGATTCCATCCGACGCTGACGGTAAGTCTGGCATTTGGCGCAGTTGCATCCGTTCTGGAAGAACCACCCGAATGTTTTGGGTTTTGGCTGGACGGTGGGTGTCGGGGAAGGCTTTTTCACGGCCGTTCCCTGGACGGTCTTTGTGGGCGACGGGGTGGGAGAAGGCGTTCGATCCGGCGCGGAAAAGACATGGCCCGCCGCGAAAAACAACGGGATGGATAAGGCGAAGACCAGGGTTTTGGAACTGAAATTACCCAAAGGGTCACTCATGGGCCGTGATCCCTTTGGAAGGCCCGTGATGACAGGTCCTGCATTCGAGGCAAAGCCTCCGGTTCAAAAGGTGTCCCGCGGCCAGTCCCAGCGCCCCGGGGACGGCCAGCCATAAGCCCTGGGGTCCCATGATCCAAACCTTGCCGACGACGATCATCCCGGTGCAGAAATACAGAAGCATCAAAAGGCGCTTTTTCCGGTGGAGATGGAACCCGGAACAAAAACTCACCGTGGCCAGCAACATGGAGCATCCGATGAACAAAAGCTCGACCCGGCGGTCCACCAAGAACGCCATCCCGATCCAGGGCAGGGCCAGGATCAAGAAGGGGAGCGCGACGCAATGCACCGCGCAGGTCAATGACAAAAGGGCCCCGACTTGATCCAGCCGTGATCGGCTTAAGACTTCCGGTTTCTTTTCCATTCGATCCATTCCGTGGTTCTTTGGGCAACTTCGATCGTCAATAAACCCTTTACCGATCGGCGTTTTTCATCCGGGTCACGACCGAAATAAAAATCACCGACAAGCCGAAAACACAAACGATGGTCGCGCCCATCGGCCAATCCCGGTCATAGGACAGGACCGCGCTCACGCTCGAGACCAACAACCCGATCCCCCAAGCCCAGTAAAGGCGGCGGTTCCCCTTTATACCCAAAAGGGTGGCGCAGACCAACGGCATGATCAGAAAAGAAAAAACGGCCAATACGCCTGACACCTTCACGGATGAAGTCACGACCAGCCCGAACGACGAATAGAACAAGAAATCCCAAAGCCTGACGGATAAACCCTTGCGCTTGGCCGCCCTTGTGTCCGTGGAACAAAGGGTGAGGTTCTTATGTCCGAAATAAAGGAAGATCCCGACCAGGCTGTAAAGGGTTCCCATGATGAAGATATCCTTCCAGGAGACCCACCCTAAGGCTTCGCCGTTCAAGGTCCCTTGCACATGCTCGGCCCCATGGGGGGCATTGGTCAATAAAAGAAGGGAGGTGGCTGTGGCCAGGGAAAAGGCGATGCCGATGAAGGCTTCCTGCAACACGGAATGATTCCTGTCCCATAAAAAACTGAATAGGGCCGCTCCCAAAAGGGTGAACGCGAAGGACCAATAGTAGCCCGAGGGATCGTGGGGTTCGGCGCCCAAAAGAAAAGCGACGGACTGACCCAAGGCCGCGATCTGGGCCAGGGCCAAGTCCACGAAAATAACGCCCCGGGCCAGCACATGCTGGCCCAAGGCGGGATGGATCAGCACCAACAGGAGGCACGCCAGGATCGGTAATCCCATTATGAGAATGAATTGATGCATGGCGTCCTCGCTTTTTAGAGGTTCTTGGCCAACGCGGAGACAATGGCGTCGAATTTGGAGAAAACATCCTTGGCCTCGGGCGTCGCATCGACCTCGAACGGGATCTCCAGGGCGACCCCCCCGGCCTTCTTGGCCAGGTCTTGGCTGGCGTCGGCATCATTATAGGTGGCATAGACCACCACCTTGGCGCCCAAGGACTTCATCCTTTCGGCCGTTTCCGCCAAATGCCTGGCGCTGGGAGGGATGCCGGGTTTGATCTCCACGGTCCCCGCCAGCTTCAGGTCGAAACGCTCGACGAAATAATCGAAGTTCCTGTGATAGCTCGCGACGTAGGAACCCCTGAAAGGTTTCAACTTTTCCTTCCAACCCTGCAAGGCGGTCTCCATCCGCTTATCGAAGGCCACGGCGTTGGCTTGATAATCCGAGGCGTTGGCCGGGTCCAATTCCGCGAGGACCTTGGCCAAATGGTCGGCCACGATCTCCAGGTTCTTGGGGTCCGTGTAATAGTGGGGGTTGCCCAGGGGATGGATGTCCCCCTCCGCCCGGCTGACGGTCCCCGTCGGTTTTTCCAACACCTCGATCCCTTCGGACGCATCCATAAAGCCCTTGGAACCGGGCTGGATCTTCGGGTTGCGGCTTCCGGGGATCACCAGGGGGATCCAGCCTCCGTCCAATTCAAGCCCCACCGAAATGAACAAATCGGCGTCCTGGACCTTTTTCATCAGGCTGGGTTTGGCCGGGACGAAGTGCGGGTCCTCGTACCCTTTGCATAGGCTAAAGGCCGTTACGTGTTTACCCCCGACGAACTGGGCCACCGAGGCCAGATCGGTCAAGGATGTGGCGACCTTCAACTCGGCCATGGCCGGAACGGCCGTGGCTAACATCAAAACTGCGAACAGCGATCGAATCCATGTCTTCATGCTCTTCTCCTTAGGTTTGATTCTTGATTTCCTGACCCTGCTTCGCCTTTTAATAAGAATGGGGCGGGTGGAACCCAATGGTGTAATTGAACTGGACCATGACCCGGTGGTCCCACGCCGTGCCGGAAGCGTCATCGGCGTCCGCCTTGGCGATGCTGTACTCCGCCCGGATGGCCGTGAACTCCGAGGGGGTCCAGGTGATGTTGGCGGAACCCTTCTGCACATGTCCGGGAAGGGGGTCCCCCGCGCCGTCCACCAGGGTTTCCGTCAGGCTGTGGTAGGCCTCTTCCACGCGGATGCCCGTCCACCAGGATTGGGACCAGCGGTATTGCAAAAAGGCGTTCCAACCGTCGGTTTCCTGGTTGTAGATCCCGTCCCCAAAAGAATCCCGGCGGATATACTCCCCGGCCAGGATCCAACCCCTCTGGTTCGATTGGCGCATGGGGATCTCGCGGAAGGTCAGGTCGACGCCAAAAGCGGCGTGGTGCAGGCCGTCGTCCCCGAGGCCCATGAGGGAGGACTCCCCTAATTCCATCGTCAGGTCCTCGCCCAGGTCCCATTGGTTCTTCAAATGGGCCAGCCAGGGAATGTTCTCGTGCGCCGTGGAGGCGAAGTTGAGGCCTTCGGTCCCGCCCCCTTGATAGCCTCCCAGGGTCAATTCACAGAACCAGGGAAGCGGCGAAAGCCAGGAGGCTTCGATCCCCGTGCCGTTAAAACCTTCCTCGCCGATCGAATTCTCCATGATGACCGGTGCCTGGATGAAGGGGTAAGCGTGGGTATGGAGCCGCCCATGTTTACCGAAGGCGACCTTGAACTTACCCACCTTCAATTGGATGTTATCAATTTCGTTGTTGGTCGCGAAAACCTCCTCCGGTGTCACCTCATCGGGTGCGAAGACCAGATTGGCCGTCAAGGTCCAGTAGGGGTCCACGGTGGAGATCAAGCTGATCTCCGACTCCTGGAACTGGGGCCCATAGGGTTGGTCCAAGTCCGGGGCGGCTTGCACCAGGAACAAGGCGTTGAACCCAATGGCGGGATTGGCGAGGTTCGAGATGATGGAACGGGTCTGGGCATGGGCCTGGATCGCGCCCATCCCAAGGGCCAAACAACAGATGAATAAACGAATGCAAGATTTCATTCTTCCTCCTTTTTTTGCGGTCCCAGAGGACCGGTGGTACTACGCTGAAGGACGCTTTCCCGGGGGATCCCTCCCTGGATTGAAAATGAGGACCGCGGATACAACCCCGGTCTCTTTAAAAATGATCGAACCCATCCAGTAAACGGGGAAGAGTTCGGGTTGGACCGCGGGCACGATCCCTTGGGAGCCCGAGTGGTTCCAATGACAGTAGGCGCAGTGACCGTCCTGGGTTCTACCGTGGCGGTGATGGTGGACAAAGCCCTCCACGCCGATGACCAAAAGGAGCAGGAAGGCCATTGCGGCCAACAGGGCCTTCAAGGCGGTCTTATTCGGATCCACTTGGGTCCCTCGGGTCAAAACCAGGACCTCCTTGGCACCTTCACCCGGTCCGAGCTCATCCGGTAAAGGCACCATCCGCCGTTCTCCTCGTCGAATTCACGCCCGATGTCCAGGGTCCCATGGACCGTGACGGGCACATCCATGATCCCCTCGATCTCGGACCCGGGGACCATCTTCACGTAGATCCATTGGTTGAGCTTGGGGGTGACGCCGTAACAACAGGTCATCCGGCTTTGGGCCAGGATGAAGGATGATACCTTTTCCTTGTCCGTCGCCATGGGGATCATGAAACCGACCACCTCGACCTTTTGCCCGTTCAAGGTTCGGATGGGCGCCGGTATGTCGTAGGTCCGTTTCTTTTTGGACGCCGGCTTTTTTTCGAAGGGATCCCCGCGGTTGGTGTCGTCCTGGGAAAGGCTCGTTCCCTGGCTGACGTCGGTGATCTCGCAGGGAAAGGAAGCCAAGGCCTCGAACCCGACCCTGTAATGGTCGCCTTCCTGGGGCCAGGGGATCTTCCCGGCGGGGACCGGCGGTTTGGGACCGGGGGCGGCGTTCTTACCCGGGGTCTCCTCCCGAGCGCTCATGGTCTTCCACCATTGACCGAGGCTGGGGGTGGAAGCCGCCTTGGACAGCATGAAAGCCAGGAGAACGAACCAGGCCACGCTCAGGGCGATCATGGCCCAGAACTTCCAGTCCGTGGGGGGAATGCGCGATTCGTAGGTGATCCTGGCCTTTCTTCCGGCCCCGGCGATCTTGACATAGGTTTTGATCCGGTTGGGGTGGGTCATGGGGTCACCATGGGACCTTGGGAATGGAGACCTTGCTGGAGACCATCCGGTAAAGGGTCCAGGCCTGGTTGTCCTTCTTTTGTTCCCCGACGTTCAGGACCCCGAAGACCGTCACCGGAAAATCCATCAGGATCTCCGCCTCCTTCCCCTTGGCCATTTGGACGAAGATCCACTCGTTCATCTTGGGGGTGATGCCGTAACAACAGGTGGCCTGGCTCCTGGCCAGGATGAAGGAAGTCGCCTTGTCCCCGGCCTCATTGGCCTCGACGGGGATCATGAATCCGGCGACGGCGATCTTGTCCCCATCCAGCCGCTTGACGAATTCCGGAACGGGGAATTTCTTCTTTTTCGCCCTCAGTTTGGGGTGGATCTCCTCGTCCAGGTCCGGTGTGTCATAGGGAAAATGGGACAGGGTGTTCCAAGTGACCCAATCGTGTCCATCCACCTGGGGATAGACCGTCACCGGGGCGTCCTTCACGGCGCGGTCCTTCAGGACGGGGCAGGCGGTCGGGACCGGCGTCGGGGCCTTTTCCCCGGCGTTGGACCGCCCCCAAGCGAAAAGGGATGACCCCGCCAAGAGCGCGGCCATCACCTTCCCGAACCGGGTCCGAAACCGGGAAGCGCCCATGGCGGTCACCCTTCTTTTCCCGGCTTCTGGACGCCTTCGTTCCCCTCCGGGTACAGGAACCAAACGTCTTTGAATTCGGTCCCCTTGGTCTTGATGCGGAGGATCGTTCCCTCGAAGCGGGTCATCCCCTTCAATTTTTTCGAGGTGGCCCGGTATTGGGAGGTGTCGCCGACCGTTTCACCCGTCAAGGCGTTGGCGATGGGTTTTAACTTGAGGACCCAGCTCCCGCCCTTCTGCTTGACCTTGATCTGCAGGGAGGGCTGGGAGATCCTCACGGGGTTCTCCGCCTCGCCGTCCAGGGAAAAGGCGTCCAGGCGGCCCGTGGCCGGGTCCAGCAACAGTTCCACATGGGCGAATTCCTCGCCCAACTCCACGAGGGTGCCGTGGTGGGGCGGGTGGTGCTCATGGGCCCGGACCCAAGAAGCCAGGGAAAGGGTCAAAAGCAGGGCGAACACCGAGCAAAGGGTCTTCAAACTGGTCGTGAATTTCATTTTTGTTCTCCTTTCAAGAGAGGGGATCGAGGTTGCGGACGACGTCGGTGGAATAAGCCTTGAACGCCGGGATGAAACCGGACAAGGCCCCCAAGACGGTCATCCCGATGGGAACGGCGGCCAAGGCCGCGTGGAATTGGAAAACGTCCAGAACGACGCCCGTTTGCCGCCGGACCACGACGGCGGCCGCCGCGAAGATGCCGAGGTAGATGGCATATCCGGCCAGGGACCCCAGCCCCGCGATGAAGGAAGCCTCCAACAGGATCGAGGAAAAAACGGTGGACCGTTTTGCCCCCAGGGCCCGGAGGATCGCGAATTCCCTCCGCCGTTCGTTCAGGGTGTTGTAAAGGCTGGAAAGGATGGAGCCGGCGGCGACCAACATCACGAGGTAGGCCACCAGGGTGAGGACCTTGGAGACCCAGCCCATCTTGTCGAACAGCTCCGCCATGACCTTTCCGATGGGCCAGGCCAGCGTGGCCACCTTGCCCTGGCGGTTGATGGTCTGGTCCATCATGAAACCCGCCTGGGGGTTGTAGAACTTCAACATGACCGAGCTGACCTCCTTGTTCGCGTCGGGTATCTCCACCCCCGCCTTCGCCGTGTAATCCTTTCCCGTACCCCGGAGGACGTGCCCCTTCATCCGGTAAACGCCGTCGATGGGGATCCAGACCACCCGGTCCGAGGGGGTGTTGGTGGGTTTCAGGACGCCCACCACGGTGTAGACCTCTTCGTGCTGCATGTTGGGGTCGAAGAAGAGGCCGTGATAAGGCTTGAAGGTGTCGCCGACCTTCAACCTTGTCTTTTGGGAGACGAAACTGCCGATGACGGCCTCCCGTTGGGTCGGGTCGAAGAACCGGCCGTCGGGCTGGAGCGTCAGGTGGCGGCCCTTCTGATATTCGAATTTGGTGAATATCTCATCGGTCGTCCCGACGATCCGGAAGCCCAGGTAGTTGTCCCCGACGGCGTAGGGGATGGCCAACTGCACCCGGGGATCATTCTTCACCGCCTCGTAAAGGGCCCAGGGGATGTTCCCGGGGGAGGTCTCCAATTGAAAGACGGCGTTGAGGACCAATTGCAATTGGCTGCCCCTGGCCCCGAGGACGGCGTCGAACCCCACCGAGCCTCCCGTGAAAGCGCTCCGGGATTGCTGTTGGATGGAGAAGACCGCCATGGTCAGGCCGGTCGCCAGCCCGACCGAAAGGACGGTGATGGTGGTCGAGAGGGCGTGCTGGCGGAGATTGTGGCCGACCAGGAACAACAGGCTTTTGATCTTTTGAAGGAGGTTCATTTGCGGCTCCTTCCCCGGCCCGCCGCCGTGGGGATGCGGTTGATCCGGCCGAGGTTCTCCACCCGGTCGAACTTGGCCAACACCTCCCGGTCATGACTGACCAGGAGGAGGGCGGCCCCGTTCTCCCGGCAGATCTTCCGGATGAGTTCCAAGGATTCCATGGCCCGGACGGGGTCCAGGTGTCCCGTGGGCTCGTCCGCCAGCACCAATTTGGGATGGTTCGCCAAAGCCCTGGCCACGGCGACCCGTTGCTGTTGGCCCACGGACATCTGCCGGGGGTAGTAATGGAGGCGGTTCTTCAGGCCCACGCGTTCCAAAAGGTCCGTGGCGTAGGCTTCATCCACCCCCCTCCCGAACATCATCCCCAGCTTCACGTTCTCCAGGGCCGTATAACCCTGCAGGAGGTTGAATGTCTGGAAGATGTAGCCGAGCGTTTGGGCCCGCACCAGGTCCCTCTCCCCCTCGCTGAGGGGACCCAAAGGCTTCCCGGCGAGGGTGATGTCCCCCTCGTCCGGCTTCAGGATCCCGGCGATGAGGTTCAGGAAGGTGGTCTTTCCGGACCCGCTTTCCCCGGCCAGGGCGGTCTGATCGCCCGCCCCTAGGCTGAAGTGATGCGTGTTGACGACGAGATGACGCTCGCCTTCCGGTGATAGGTAAGATTTTTTCAGGTTGTTGATCTCTAAAACTTTCATGATTCCCCCAAGCGTTAATGGAATTGGATGAGCCGAAGATCCGGAAAGGGCGCAGTAGAGCCTTGTGCGGGAAACGAAAACCGGGGATGGAAATTCGGGAAAGGGACGCGGAGAACGCGCCCAGGTTCCCTGGTTTATTTTCCCGCCGACTGGATCAGGAAAGGACGGCTGGGGGGGAACGTCCTGAATGGACGGAGAACCGGATCGAATGGAAGACCTGTTTCGGTGTAGGGGCCACCAGGAACAACGTGAAGAGGGGGATGAGCCCAAGCGGGGCGGCGGATACCTTCGATTGGGAGATGTTCTTGTGGAAACTGCAGTAGGAACAATCACTATCTTCTTTTTGGCTGTGGTGATGATGATGGACGAACCCTTCCGCCGACACCATCAGGGCGAAGAACATCACGAGGGACAGAGAAAGGGTCTTCAGCCAATATTTGGAACGCATCACATCCCCCGGTCATTCGAGCCAGCGCGTATGATGACATTCCCCCTAAATGGATGTCAAGGAGCGGGGCTTGGACCCAAGGCCCCGCTTGGCGGAGAAAAATGGGGCCCGGCAAGGGGAATACGTTGAGCCCCCGAGGAACAAGAAGATCGAGAGCGTCCGGTGCTACATCCTGGCGGCGGCCCATAAGGCCTGTCCGATGGGCATTTGCCCATGCTGTGGGACCCGGGGATTTTGAGGGATTGAACGGAGCCGGATGAAGCGCGACCGAGCGGCTTCGTGGCTCACATGAATTTGTGGCGGGTCGCTATATTCAGCAGCACGAAGATCCCCAGGGCGCATTCGAGGGCAAAGGCGATGAGGAGCCTTCGGCGGCACTTGGGATCGGCCGATAGCAGGGCCGAAAGCAGGTCGGCTGGGGCCAAGAACAGCACACTGAATATCCGGACGAGGACCAGCAAGAAAAACAGCGACGCGGTGGTGCTCATGACGGGCGCAGGTCCATTCACCGGCCGGTTCAAGCCGATGCCAACCGCCTCCAACAAGGGCCCGGAGAGCGCCAGGGCCAGCATGGCCCAAGAATAGGTGTTCCAGAACCAGGGAACCTTCCGGAGGAAGAAAAGCGCCAAAAGCGTCGGGACAACGCAGGCGACCCCGGTGACCTCGAAAAAAAGGATGGCGCCGCCTTCCGCGTACATGCCCGAGGATTGGTTGGCCCAATCCGGAGCCAGCCATTCATGCAGTTCATTGGCCAAAAACCCGAAGCCGAGGGCCGCGAGATAACCCAACAGGACGAT
It contains:
- a CDS encoding DUF3299 domain-containing protein, with product MGASRFRTRFGKVMAALLAGSSLFAWGRSNAGEKAPTPVPTACPVLKDRAVKDAPVTVYPQVDGHDWVTWNTLSHFPYDTPDLDEEIHPKLRAKKKKFPVPEFVKRLDGDKIAVAGFMIPVEANEAGDKATSFILARSQATCCYGITPKMNEWIFVQMAKGKEAEILMDFPVTVFGVLNVGEQKKDNQAWTLYRMVSSKVSIPKVPW
- a CDS encoding ABC transporter permease translates to MNLLQKIKSLLFLVGHNLRQHALSTTITVLSVGLATGLTMAVFSIQQQSRSAFTGGSVGFDAVLGARGSQLQLVLNAVFQLETSPGNIPWALYEAVKNDPRVQLAIPYAVGDNYLGFRIVGTTDEIFTKFEYQKGRHLTLQPDGRFFDPTQREAVIGSFVSQKTRLKVGDTFKPYHGLFFDPNMQHEEVYTVVGVLKPTNTPSDRVVWIPIDGVYRMKGHVLRGTGKDYTAKAGVEIPDANKEVSSVMLKFYNPQAGFMMDQTINRQGKVATLAWPIGKVMAELFDKMGWVSKVLTLVAYLVMLVAAGSILSSLYNTLNERRREFAILRALGAKRSTVFSSILLEASFIAGLGSLAGYAIYLGIFAAAAVVVRRQTGVVLDVFQFHAALAAVPIGMTVLGALSGFIPAFKAYSTDVVRNLDPLS
- a CDS encoding ABC transporter ATP-binding protein; translation: MKVLEINNLKKSYLSPEGERHLVVNTHHFSLGAGDQTALAGESGSGKTTFLNLIAGILKPDEGDITLAGKPLGPLSEGERDLVRAQTLGYIFQTFNLLQGYTALENVKLGMMFGRGVDEAYATDLLERVGLKNRLHYYPRQMSVGQQQRVAVARALANHPKLVLADEPTGHLDPVRAMESLELIRKICRENGAALLLVSHDREVLAKFDRVENLGRINRIPTAAGRGRSRK
- a CDS encoding iron chelate uptake ABC transporter family permease subunit: MGLPILACLLLVLIHPALGQHVLARGVIFVDLALAQIAALGQSVAFLLGAEPHDPSGYYWSFAFTLLGAALFSFLWDRNHSVLQEAFIGIAFSLATATSLLLLTNAPHGAEHVQGTLNGEALGWVSWKDIFIMGTLYSLVGIFLYFGHKNLTLCSTDTRAAKRKGLSVRLWDFLFYSSFGLVVTSSVKVSGVLAVFSFLIMPLVCATLLGIKGNRRLYWAWGIGLLVSSVSAVLSYDRDWPMGATIVCVFGLSVIFISVVTRMKNADR
- a CDS encoding MerC domain-containing protein; the protein is MEKKPEVLSRSRLDQVGALLSLTCAVHCVALPFLILALPWIGMAFLVDRRVELLFIGCSMLLATVSFCSGFHLHRKKRLLMLLYFCTGMIVVGKVWIMGPQGLWLAVPGALGLAAGHLLNRRLCLECRTCHHGPSKGITAHE
- a CDS encoding DUF3299 domain-containing protein; the encoded protein is MTHPNRIKTYVKIAGAGRKARITYESRIPPTDWKFWAMIALSVAWFVLLAFMLSKAASTPSLGQWWKTMSAREETPGKNAAPGPKPPVPAGKIPWPQEGDHYRVGFEALASFPCEITDVSQGTSLSQDDTNRGDPFEKKPASKKKRTYDIPAPIRTLNGQKVEVVGFMIPMATDKEKVSSFILAQSRMTCCYGVTPKLNQWIYVKMVPGSEIEGIMDVPVTVHGTLDIGREFDEENGGWCLYRMSSDRVKVPRRSWF
- a CDS encoding metal ABC transporter substrate-binding protein, encoding MKTWIRSLFAVLMLATAVPAMAELKVATSLTDLASVAQFVGGKHVTAFSLCKGYEDPHFVPAKPSLMKKVQDADLFISVGLELDGGWIPLVIPGSRNPKIQPGSKGFMDASEGIEVLEKPTGTVSRAEGDIHPLGNPHYYTDPKNLEIVADHLAKVLAELDPANASDYQANAVAFDKRMETALQGWKEKLKPFRGSYVASYHRNFDYFVERFDLKLAGTVEIKPGIPPSARHLAETAERMKSLGAKVVVYATYNDADASQDLAKKAGGVALEIPFEVDATPEAKDVFSKFDAIVSALAKNL